The following coding sequences are from one Triticum aestivum cultivar Chinese Spring chromosome 5A, IWGSC CS RefSeq v2.1, whole genome shotgun sequence window:
- the LOC123103013 gene encoding RING-H2 finger protein ATL67 yields the protein MASGVSTSMVLTLLGFCVSVLFIVFVCSRLVCALVRRRRRRSRASPLPPGFPPLAANYFFAVQVDRLGAQAAAGPGAGGLDLAAVASFPTRAFAAAASSDSDSSDAAPQCVVCLAEYEDKDVLRTLPYCGHNFHMVCIDAWLKQHSTCPVCRISLSDYPDSKQIPPPLPSAVVIPIPIPIPPYSPEASISDPCHYLFVGTGHSPRASEVLQNERDQANRTVLGPSLDGPDNLTLSEVTSPGEITTKQ from the exons ATGGCGTCGGGGGTGTCCACGAGCATGGTGCTCACGCTGCTCGGCTTCTGCGTCAGCGTCCTCTTCATAGTCTTCGTCTGCTCCAGGCTCGTCTGCGCgctcgtgcgccgccgccgccgccgctcccgcgccTCGCCGCTCCCGCCGGGCTTTCCGCCCCTCGCCGCCAACTACTTCTTCGCCGTCCAGGTCGACCGCCTGGGAGCCCAGGCCGCGGCTGGGCCCGGCGCCGGGGGGCTCGACCTGGCCGCCGTCGCCTCCTTCCCCACCCGCGCCTTCGCAGCTGCCGCATCCTCCGACTCCGACTCCTCAGACGCGGCCCCGCA GTGTGTTGTCTGTCTTGCAGAATACGAGGACAAAGATGTGCTCCGCACTCTTCCTTACTGTGGCCACAATTTCCATATGGTGTGCATAGATGCTTGGCTAAAGCAGCATTCAACGTGCCCAGTCTGTAGAATTTCACTGTCTGACTATCCCGATAGCAAGCAAATCCCGCCTCCCTTACCAAGTGCAGTGGTGATACctatacctatacctatacctCCTTATTCCCCTGAAGCATCAATATCGGATCCGTGCCATTACCTGTTTGTCGGCACGGGGCATTCGCCAAGGGCATCAGAGGTTCTTCAAAACGAACGCGACCAGGCGAATCGGACAGTACTCGGCCCATCCTTGGATGGGCCAGACAACTTGACGCTGTCTGAGGTTACCTCTCCCGGCGAAATAACAACCAAACAGTAA